In one window of Tellurirhabdus rosea DNA:
- a CDS encoding S9 family peptidase — translation MNKLLVLLLAAGTALAQTAVAQTPTPAKRPLTPSDVTRLSLLGDPQVSPDGKWVAYVQSSVDVSKDKRNADVWMISWDGKESVQLTNSPDGESTPRWSPNGRYLSFLSSRNGTTGSQLWLMDRRGGEGKKLTELKGELEEYEWAPDGKKIAFVIRDKDYSDSAKTKIRTPYVLDRYHFKEDVKGYLDRRAAHLYLFDVEKKTLDTLTRGQYDESSPVWSPDGSRIAFVSNRTPDPDRNENTDIWVIDAKKGAAMKQLTAWPGIDNNPQWSPDGKRIAYLRSTAPDNFIMYDQPVLALVSAEGGEPTLLSKSLDRPVRNPRWSADGQTIGVLVEDDRRTYVATYSSSGQLTKVAAGDRAFGDLEPRKTGGWAVLMSEPQLPTEVYAVEGSTVRRLTTVQDEFVAPLQLASVEGFTSRSKDGTQVSNLLFRPVNAPSGQKLPTIFFIHGGPVSQDNFGFDLSRQMLAAGGFAVVAVNYRGSNGRGLEFCKAIYGDWGNKEVMDIHGAVDYLVKNGTADPDRLGIGGWSYGGILTNYSIATDTRFKAAASGAGSSMQFTMYGSDQYVNQYENELGQPWKAFEKWQKVSYPFLKADRIKTPTLFMGGEKDFNVPIAGSEQMYQALKSLGIQTQLIVYPGQFHGISVPSYQKDRFQRYLDWFGTYLKPKAIAEKQ, via the coding sequence ATGAATAAACTTCTTGTACTTCTGCTGGCGGCAGGAACGGCCCTCGCCCAGACGGCCGTCGCCCAGACACCCACCCCCGCCAAACGTCCCCTCACTCCCTCCGATGTAACGCGCCTGTCGCTGCTGGGCGATCCGCAAGTTTCGCCCGACGGCAAGTGGGTGGCCTACGTGCAGTCGTCGGTAGACGTGTCCAAGGACAAACGCAACGCCGACGTCTGGATGATCAGCTGGGACGGGAAAGAGTCCGTGCAGCTCACCAACAGCCCCGACGGCGAATCGACGCCGCGCTGGAGCCCCAACGGCCGGTATCTCTCCTTTCTTTCTTCCCGCAACGGAACCACCGGCTCGCAGCTCTGGCTGATGGACCGGCGCGGCGGCGAAGGCAAAAAACTTACCGAACTGAAAGGCGAACTGGAAGAGTACGAATGGGCTCCGGACGGCAAAAAAATTGCCTTCGTGATTCGCGATAAGGACTACTCGGATTCGGCCAAAACCAAAATCCGGACGCCGTACGTCCTCGACCGCTACCATTTCAAGGAAGACGTCAAAGGCTACCTCGACCGCCGGGCGGCCCACCTGTACCTGTTTGATGTCGAAAAGAAAACGCTCGATACGCTGACGCGCGGCCAGTACGACGAATCGTCGCCGGTCTGGTCGCCCGACGGCAGCCGGATTGCCTTCGTGAGCAACCGTACGCCCGACCCCGACCGCAACGAGAACACGGACATCTGGGTGATCGACGCCAAAAAAGGCGCGGCGATGAAGCAGCTGACGGCCTGGCCGGGCATCGACAACAACCCGCAGTGGAGCCCGGACGGGAAGCGCATCGCCTACCTCCGCTCGACGGCTCCCGACAATTTTATCATGTACGACCAGCCGGTTCTGGCGCTGGTATCGGCCGAAGGCGGCGAACCGACCCTGCTTTCCAAATCCCTTGACCGGCCCGTCCGGAATCCGCGCTGGTCGGCCGACGGGCAAACCATCGGGGTACTGGTGGAAGACGACCGCCGGACGTACGTCGCGACGTACTCCTCTTCGGGTCAGCTGACAAAAGTAGCGGCCGGCGACCGGGCTTTCGGCGACCTCGAACCGCGCAAAACCGGCGGCTGGGCCGTGCTGATGAGCGAACCGCAGCTGCCGACGGAAGTTTACGCCGTCGAAGGAAGCACGGTGCGCCGCCTGACGACCGTGCAGGACGAATTTGTCGCTCCGCTGCAACTGGCGTCGGTCGAAGGGTTCACGTCCCGCAGCAAAGACGGCACGCAGGTTTCGAACCTGTTGTTCAGACCGGTCAACGCGCCGTCGGGCCAGAAACTGCCGACGATTTTCTTTATCCACGGCGGTCCGGTTTCGCAGGATAACTTCGGGTTCGACCTGTCGCGGCAGATGCTGGCGGCGGGCGGTTTTGCCGTCGTAGCCGTCAACTACCGGGGCAGCAACGGCCGTGGTCTGGAATTTTGCAAAGCCATTTACGGCGACTGGGGCAACAAGGAAGTGATGGATATCCACGGCGCGGTGGATTATCTGGTCAAAAATGGCACGGCCGACCCCGACCGGCTCGGCATCGGCGGCTGGAGCTACGGCGGCATCCTGACCAATTACAGCATCGCCACGGACACCCGTTTCAAGGCGGCGGCCAGCGGGGCGGGCAGTTCAATGCAATTCACCATGTACGGCTCGGACCAGTACGTCAACCAGTACGAGAACGAGCTGGGCCAGCCCTGGAAAGCGTTTGAGAAGTGGCAGAAGGTATCGTATCCGTTCCTGAAAGCCGACCGCATCAAAACGCCGACGCTCTTCATGGGTGGCGAAAAAGACTTCAACGTGCCCATTGCCGGCAGCGAGCAGATGTACCAGGCGCTGAAATCGCTGGGCATCCAGACGCAGTTGATCGTTTATCCGGGCCAGTTTCACGGCATCTCGGTTCCCAGTTATCAGAAAGACCGCTTCCAGCGGTATCTGGACTGGTTCGGGACTTATCTGAAACCGAAGGCCATTGCCGAAAAGCAGTAA
- a CDS encoding TetR/AcrR family transcriptional regulator: protein MGTAERKAKEKEELRSLILEGARKLFVQKGIEQTTIRNIADAIDYSVGTVYVYFKDKNAILHALHSQGFQELGQQFAVLTSVADPMERLRAMGRIYIRFALENRDMYELMFVTKAPMNYLHSVEEEEWTEGTTAFNALRMTVRDCIGAGHFAGHQLEPLTFLIWSAVHGMCSLEISERIKGVVKEEAPSAVALAFDEFWMMLARL, encoded by the coding sequence ATGGGTACGGCCGAACGAAAAGCAAAGGAAAAGGAAGAGTTACGAAGTCTGATTCTGGAAGGAGCCAGAAAGCTCTTTGTGCAGAAAGGCATTGAACAGACCACTATTCGCAACATCGCCGATGCCATTGACTACAGCGTTGGAACGGTTTACGTCTATTTCAAGGACAAAAACGCCATTCTGCACGCGCTGCATTCGCAGGGATTCCAGGAACTGGGGCAGCAGTTTGCGGTGCTTACGAGCGTGGCCGACCCAATGGAACGATTACGGGCGATGGGGCGCATTTATATCCGTTTTGCGCTCGAAAACCGGGATATGTACGAGTTGATGTTTGTTACGAAAGCCCCGATGAACTACCTCCACTCGGTAGAAGAGGAGGAATGGACGGAAGGGACAACCGCTTTTAACGCGCTACGGATGACCGTCCGGGACTGTATCGGGGCCGGTCACTTCGCCGGACACCAGCTTGAGCCGCTCACGTTCCTGATCTGGAGCGCCGTACACGGCATGTGCAGCCTGGAAATCAGCGAGCGCATCAAAGGAGTCGTAAAGGAAGAAGCTCCCTCGGCGGTCGCCCTGGCTTTTGACGAATTTTGGATGATGCTCGCCCGGCTCTAA
- a CDS encoding serine hydrolase domain-containing protein, translated as MQNCAERQSLSPQEEQKIRQEIGADEKISRIESIIRGKVRAGFNGSVLIAQRGVVLYQSAFGLAHFERSERDSLLLDSKFQLASLSKTFTAVATLKLVDAGKVKLTDSVQRFIPDFPYHGIQVSDLLSHRSGLPNYAYAFDDSMKRNFYNRQKPYPNNETILRWLATVSPKVPRYNVPGRGFSYSNTNYMVLASIIERASGEPFEQFLKKNIFDPLGMNNTFVATTRNDSINIHKTAGYQWNRRIPKDYYDDVVGDKGIYSTVGDLFKWYLALNGDCLMRKNVLAEAFLPRSFERKGTRNYGYGFRMHVNDQNKPEYIYHTGWWKGYNSMFWFSPKDDFVIILLSNRYNKSVYNIKELLEVLHGHPTQASPDAENGEVEI; from the coding sequence ATGCAAAACTGCGCGGAAAGGCAGTCGCTGAGCCCGCAGGAAGAACAGAAGATACGTCAGGAAATCGGAGCTGACGAGAAAATAAGTAGGATTGAGTCCATCATCCGTGGCAAGGTGCGGGCCGGTTTTAACGGGTCGGTGCTGATTGCCCAACGGGGCGTCGTGCTTTACCAGAGCGCGTTTGGCCTGGCTCACTTTGAACGGTCCGAACGGGATTCGCTTCTGCTGGATTCCAAGTTTCAGCTCGCCTCCCTTTCCAAAACCTTCACGGCGGTTGCCACGCTGAAGCTGGTGGATGCCGGTAAGGTGAAGCTAACCGACTCGGTGCAGCGGTTTATCCCGGACTTCCCCTACCACGGCATTCAGGTCAGCGACCTGCTGTCTCACCGCAGCGGCCTGCCGAACTACGCCTACGCCTTTGACGACAGCATGAAGCGGAACTTCTACAACCGTCAGAAGCCGTATCCCAACAACGAAACCATTCTGCGCTGGCTGGCCACGGTCAGCCCTAAAGTGCCGCGCTACAACGTGCCGGGCCGGGGCTTCAGCTACAGCAATACCAATTACATGGTGCTGGCGTCCATCATCGAACGGGCCAGCGGCGAGCCGTTTGAGCAGTTTCTGAAGAAAAACATCTTCGATCCGCTGGGAATGAACAACACGTTTGTGGCCACCACCCGGAACGATTCTATCAACATTCACAAAACGGCCGGTTATCAGTGGAACCGCCGCATTCCGAAGGATTACTACGACGACGTGGTGGGTGACAAAGGCATCTACTCGACCGTGGGCGACCTCTTCAAATGGTACCTGGCGCTCAATGGCGACTGTCTGATGCGGAAGAACGTGCTGGCCGAGGCGTTTCTGCCCCGTAGTTTCGAGCGCAAGGGAACCCGCAACTACGGCTACGGCTTCCGAATGCACGTCAACGACCAGAACAAACCGGAGTACATCTACCACACGGGCTGGTGGAAGGGCTACAACTCGATGTTCTGGTTCAGTCCCAAAGACGATTTTGTCATTATCCTGCTCAGCAACCGCTACAACAAATCGGTTTACAACATCAAGGAACTGCTGGAAGTGCTGCACGGCCACCCAACGCAGGCGTCGCCCGATGCCGAGAACGGGGAAGTGGAGATTTAA
- a CDS encoding sodium-dependent bicarbonate transport family permease yields the protein MDVSLIISNLTNPTLLFFILGIVAVFIKSDLEIPPQISKFVSLYLLFSIGFKGGMELAHSGLTAEVSTTLGIAVALAIAVPLYSFFILRSRLDTANAGALAATYGSVSAVTFITASSFLADKGIPFGGHMVAAMALMESPAIIIGVILIRMFSEDNIPQHHSLKHVVREGFSNGSVLMILGSLIIGIVSDEKQAEGIKPFTSDIFKGFLALFLLDMGIVAARRIKAFGSTGGFLTAFGLLMPPVNAVLAILVAHALGVSNGNAFLLAILASSASYIAVPAALRLAVPQADPGLYIPMALAVTFPFNIVVGIPMYYYLVELLCKGAL from the coding sequence ATGGATGTTAGTCTTATAATCAGCAACTTGACCAACCCCACCCTCCTTTTCTTCATTCTGGGTATTGTTGCTGTTTTTATCAAATCCGACCTCGAAATTCCGCCTCAGATCTCAAAATTCGTTTCGCTTTACCTGCTTTTCTCCATCGGATTTAAAGGTGGGATGGAACTGGCCCATAGCGGCCTGACGGCGGAGGTTTCCACGACGCTCGGCATTGCAGTGGCCCTGGCGATTGCCGTTCCGCTCTACAGTTTCTTTATTCTGCGGAGCCGTCTGGATACGGCCAATGCCGGAGCGCTCGCGGCTACGTACGGCTCCGTCAGTGCCGTTACGTTTATCACGGCCAGTAGCTTTCTGGCCGACAAGGGCATTCCGTTTGGGGGGCATATGGTGGCCGCCATGGCGCTGATGGAATCGCCGGCCATCATCATCGGGGTCATCCTGATCCGGATGTTCAGTGAAGACAACATTCCCCAGCACCACTCGCTCAAGCATGTCGTCCGCGAGGGCTTCAGCAACGGCTCGGTCCTGATGATTCTGGGAAGTCTGATTATTGGAATTGTGTCCGACGAAAAGCAGGCGGAGGGAATCAAGCCCTTTACCAGTGATATTTTTAAAGGCTTTCTGGCGCTTTTTCTGCTGGATATGGGAATCGTGGCGGCCCGGCGCATCAAGGCGTTCGGCAGTACTGGCGGCTTTCTGACCGCCTTCGGGCTACTGATGCCGCCGGTCAACGCTGTGCTGGCCATTCTGGTGGCGCACGCCCTCGGCGTTTCAAACGGGAATGCCTTTCTTCTCGCTATTCTGGCCTCCAGCGCCTCCTACATTGCGGTACCGGCGGCCCTGCGGCTGGCCGTTCCCCAGGCCGACCCCGGACTGTATATCCCGATGGCCCTGGCGGTCACCTTCCCCTTCAACATCGTGGTTGGGATTCCGATGTACTATTATCTGGTAGAGCTCCTTTGCAAAGGGGCCCTGTAA
- a CDS encoding gliding motility-associated C-terminal domain-containing protein, translated as MKEKVYFLLGVLLTLTTASFAQKGRFQVRFTVKSVDCASAKTVIVVQVRSSHPDSTFLLGDANYRFTYNPLLIRNPQIVSQENFSNVAPASDSYYLAQNLMGSTAGPTRGQVSLNSVYAGTGTGARRVGTEWMNVACIGFDIVNAQAVTSNCFGLTWNTDVDFPVSGLDEVVLKNENGSFDYTSKEVASAGVFESLTLQPFARICAGIGMETSGEVQIPDGFSPNGDGSNDLFVIKNLGMLKAELQIFDRAGTVLYDSRDYQNDWSGQTARGLISPGTYFYTLKLSDGRKFSRSITIVR; from the coding sequence ATGAAAGAGAAAGTTTACTTTCTGCTTGGCGTATTATTGACGCTGACAACGGCATCCTTTGCACAAAAGGGCCGTTTTCAGGTTCGCTTCACCGTCAAATCGGTCGATTGCGCCAGCGCCAAAACCGTCATCGTGGTTCAGGTGCGGAGCAGCCACCCCGACAGCACCTTTCTGCTCGGCGACGCGAACTATCGCTTTACGTACAACCCCCTTCTGATTCGTAACCCGCAGATTGTCAGCCAGGAAAACTTTTCGAACGTTGCCCCGGCTTCCGACAGCTATTATCTGGCGCAGAACCTGATGGGCAGTACCGCCGGACCCACCCGGGGACAGGTCTCGCTCAACTCCGTGTATGCCGGCACCGGCACCGGCGCCCGGCGCGTCGGGACGGAGTGGATGAACGTCGCCTGCATCGGATTCGACATCGTGAACGCGCAGGCCGTGACCAGCAACTGCTTCGGGCTGACCTGGAATACGGATGTCGATTTTCCGGTGTCCGGCCTTGATGAGGTGGTCCTCAAAAATGAAAACGGGTCGTTTGATTACACGTCGAAAGAGGTTGCTTCGGCCGGCGTCTTCGAAAGCCTGACGCTGCAGCCATTTGCCCGGATTTGCGCGGGTATCGGAATGGAGACCAGCGGAGAAGTGCAGATTCCCGACGGCTTTTCACCCAATGGTGACGGCAGCAACGATTTGTTTGTGATCAAAAATCTGGGAATGCTCAAAGCAGAACTGCAGATTTTTGACCGGGCCGGTACCGTTCTGTACGACAGCCGCGATTACCAGAATGACTGGAGCGGGCAGACCGCCCGGGGACTGATCTCGCCCGGAACCTATTTTTATACCCTCAAACTCAGCGACGGCCGGAAGTTTTCCCGGTCAATCACCATCGTGCGGTAA
- a CDS encoding alkaline phosphatase family protein has translation MKKKIFAWLGIGMLLGIRVAAQPAQNVVLVTLDGVRWQEVFNGADGRLLFDPAYSPDTAKARRHFWGATPQERRQKLMPFVWKTVAEQGQLYGNRQLQSRVNVANPYWFSYPGYSELLAGYVDDRVKSNKKIPNPNPTVLEFLNKKPDLRGKVAVFSSWEVIEAAVNESRSGIPANSANEARKADNAVDSLLNDMTALLPREWCDGVRADFLTYFTARAYVQRHKPRVLFLSFDETDELAHAGRYFDHLTMLQSLDRYLGDLWRTMQAMPEYRGKTTFILTTDHGRGQQGKARWKSHGTGTGGSYQMWLAVWGAGVAPTGEQSGGPVFFQHQIAATLARALGYDFHSDKPVGPPIDNVFAPAPARVEP, from the coding sequence ATGAAAAAGAAGATTTTCGCCTGGCTCGGGATCGGGATGCTGCTGGGAATCCGGGTAGCGGCGCAACCCGCCCAAAACGTCGTTCTGGTAACGCTCGACGGTGTACGCTGGCAGGAAGTGTTCAACGGAGCCGACGGGCGCCTGCTTTTTGATCCGGCCTACTCGCCCGACACGGCCAAAGCCCGGCGGCATTTCTGGGGCGCGACACCCCAGGAAAGACGGCAGAAACTGATGCCTTTCGTCTGGAAAACCGTCGCCGAGCAGGGGCAACTCTACGGCAACCGGCAACTCCAGAGCCGCGTCAACGTCGCCAATCCGTACTGGTTCAGCTACCCCGGCTACAGCGAACTGCTGGCGGGCTATGTCGACGACCGGGTGAAGTCCAACAAAAAGATTCCCAATCCGAACCCGACCGTCCTCGAATTTCTGAACAAAAAGCCGGACCTGCGCGGAAAAGTGGCCGTTTTCTCGTCCTGGGAAGTGATCGAGGCCGCCGTCAACGAGTCGCGCAGCGGCATCCCGGCCAACTCGGCCAACGAGGCCCGAAAAGCCGACAATGCCGTGGACTCGCTCCTCAACGATATGACGGCGCTGCTGCCCCGGGAATGGTGCGATGGCGTGCGGGCCGACTTTCTGACCTATTTCACCGCCCGGGCATATGTACAGCGCCACAAACCCCGGGTGCTGTTTCTTTCCTTCGACGAAACGGATGAACTCGCGCATGCGGGCCGTTACTTTGACCACCTGACCATGCTGCAATCGCTGGACCGCTATCTGGGCGATTTGTGGCGGACGATGCAGGCCATGCCGGAATATAGGGGCAAAACAACGTTTATTCTGACCACCGACCACGGCCGCGGCCAACAGGGCAAAGCCCGCTGGAAAAGCCACGGCACCGGCACCGGCGGCTCGTACCAGATGTGGCTCGCGGTCTGGGGTGCCGGGGTAGCCCCGACCGGCGAACAGTCGGGCGGCCCCGTCTTCTTCCAGCACCAGATTGCCGCTACCCTGGCCCGGGCTCTTGGGTACGACTTTCATAGCGATAAACCCGTGGGCCCACCAATCGACAACGTCTTTGCGCCCGCGCCTGCCCGGGTCGAGCCCTGA
- a CDS encoding energy transducer TonB → MKNLIFLLLLVGLTTAGVNAKPRSSKKAQPKQRLEQQLTNYISYPDVLQDGNREGVVVVQFKVNEENRMSQVAVLSQDEKLNNSLIKQLTGKKIEVAKAGSQEMHTVRLRFQLD, encoded by the coding sequence ATGAAAAACCTGATATTTCTTCTTCTTTTGGTTGGCTTAACGACCGCCGGCGTAAACGCAAAGCCCCGCAGCTCAAAAAAAGCACAGCCCAAACAGCGGCTTGAGCAGCAGCTGACCAACTATATCTCTTATCCGGACGTGTTGCAGGACGGCAATCGTGAAGGTGTGGTTGTGGTGCAGTTTAAGGTAAACGAAGAGAACCGGATGAGTCAGGTGGCGGTCCTCAGCCAGGACGAAAAGCTCAACAACAGCCTCATCAAGCAACTGACCGGCAAAAAAATCGAAGTAGCCAAAGCGGGTTCGCAGGAAATGCACACCGTCCGACTGCGCTTTCAACTGGACTAA
- the secA gene encoding preprotein translocase subunit SecA, translating into MINLITKGITKLFGTKTQRDLKELYPYVGLVNAEFDKLRTLSNDELRQVTVDLKQTIAQRLQDIDTQVAQLKEQALNPTLDVDQKQTLFNQIDKLEADRNKELEVVLMEILPRGFAVVKETARRFAENEQLDVTATDYDRELASRKRSVVIQGDRAYWANTWDAAGSPIKWNMVHYDVQIIGGTVLHQGKISEMATGEGKTLVATFPAFLNALAGRGVHIVTVNDYLAKRDSEWMGPLFEFHGMRVDCIDKHQPNSFQRKQAYLADITYGTNNEFGFDYLRDNMSRGVDELVQRKHHYAMVDEVDSVLIDDARTPLIISGPVPRGDEQEFTELKPRISRVVEAQRSLVMQLLNEAKKKIAAGDEKEGGLALFRAHRGFPKYKPLIKFLSETGMKQVLQKTEAIYLAENQKLMPEADAPLYFTIDERHNSVELTEKGIDFITGSGEDPTFFILPDLSIDLSAVEKNPELNEQEKILHKEAIIRDYAVKTQRINTVNQLLKAFSLFEKDVDYVIMDGKVKIVDEQTGRIMEGRRWSDGLHQAVEAKEGVRVEDATQTYATVTLQNYFRMYHKLAGMTGTAETEAGEFWTIYKLDVVSIPTNRQAVRKDQEDKVYRSVREKYNAVVDEIVSLVEQGRPVLVGTTSVENSEILSRMLTLRKIQHQVLNAKFHQKEAEIVSEAGKPGTVTIATNMAGRGTDIKLTPESKAAGGLAIIGTERHESRRVDRQLRGRSGRQGDPGSSQFFVSLEDSLMRLFGSERIAKVMDRMGLEEGEVIQHSMITRSIERAQKKVEENNFGIRKRLLEYDDVMNYQREAIYKRRRNALFGERLALDIANTMYDVCEEIVNNAESFDEAQLQLLTTLGFQTSLGRDEFGRMKKPDAINRLYQEAETHYRDKNDAIRQKAMPVLTAVLEERGEMVKDIVVPFTDGLRELMVVTDLREAVATEGRTLVTEMEKAVSLSIIDQEWKEHLREMDDLKQSVQNAVFEQKDPLLVYKFESVELFKRFLVKVNFDTIGFLAKADIPGQEAEEVQQEVQQAPAYRQPEPQPELHTNKEEHDEPVAGGPQEYARKMASAEKQAPVRSIKVANRNEKVSVQYADGTVKRDVKYKTVENDVLSGKAILIE; encoded by the coding sequence ATGATTAACCTTATCACCAAAGGGATAACCAAGCTCTTCGGCACCAAGACGCAGCGGGACCTTAAAGAACTTTACCCGTACGTCGGTCTGGTAAATGCCGAGTTTGACAAGCTGCGGACCCTTTCCAACGACGAATTGCGCCAGGTAACCGTTGACCTTAAGCAGACTATTGCCCAACGGTTGCAGGATATCGATACCCAAGTCGCCCAATTAAAGGAGCAGGCCCTCAATCCCACCCTTGACGTAGACCAGAAGCAAACCCTGTTCAACCAGATTGACAAGCTCGAAGCCGATCGGAACAAAGAACTGGAAGTTGTTCTGATGGAGATTCTGCCGCGCGGCTTTGCCGTGGTCAAGGAAACGGCCCGTCGTTTTGCCGAAAACGAGCAACTCGACGTAACGGCCACTGACTACGACCGCGAACTGGCCTCCCGCAAACGCAGCGTTGTCATTCAGGGCGACCGGGCTTACTGGGCCAACACCTGGGACGCCGCCGGAAGCCCCATCAAATGGAATATGGTCCACTACGATGTCCAGATCATCGGCGGTACGGTACTCCACCAGGGAAAAATTTCCGAAATGGCAACGGGGGAAGGAAAAACCCTCGTGGCTACTTTCCCGGCTTTCCTCAACGCACTGGCCGGACGGGGCGTACACATCGTAACGGTCAACGACTACCTCGCCAAGCGGGACTCCGAGTGGATGGGGCCGCTGTTCGAATTCCACGGCATGCGCGTCGACTGCATCGACAAGCACCAGCCCAACTCCTTCCAGCGCAAGCAGGCCTATCTGGCCGACATTACCTACGGGACCAACAACGAATTTGGCTTCGATTACCTGCGCGATAACATGTCGCGGGGCGTGGATGAACTCGTGCAGCGCAAGCACCACTACGCCATGGTCGATGAAGTGGACTCCGTGCTGATCGACGACGCCCGGACGCCGCTGATCATTTCGGGTCCGGTGCCGCGCGGCGACGAGCAGGAATTTACCGAACTGAAACCCCGCATTTCCCGCGTCGTGGAAGCCCAGCGCAGCCTCGTGATGCAGCTGCTCAATGAAGCAAAGAAAAAAATTGCGGCGGGCGACGAAAAGGAAGGCGGGCTGGCCCTCTTCCGGGCTCACCGCGGTTTCCCGAAATACAAGCCCCTCATCAAGTTCCTGAGCGAGACGGGCATGAAGCAGGTCCTCCAGAAAACGGAAGCGATTTATCTGGCCGAAAACCAGAAGCTCATGCCGGAAGCCGACGCCCCGCTGTATTTCACCATCGACGAACGGCACAACAGCGTCGAGCTGACCGAAAAAGGAATTGACTTTATCACCGGTTCGGGCGAAGATCCGACCTTCTTCATCCTGCCTGACCTGTCGATCGACCTCTCGGCGGTGGAGAAAAATCCGGAGCTGAACGAACAGGAAAAAATTCTGCACAAGGAAGCGATCATCCGCGATTATGCCGTAAAAACGCAGCGGATCAACACCGTCAACCAGTTGCTGAAAGCCTTCTCCCTGTTCGAGAAAGACGTCGATTACGTCATCATGGACGGTAAGGTGAAGATTGTGGACGAACAGACGGGCCGGATCATGGAAGGCCGCCGCTGGTCGGACGGTCTGCACCAGGCCGTGGAAGCCAAGGAAGGCGTACGGGTGGAAGACGCCACGCAGACCTACGCGACCGTCACCCTCCAGAACTATTTCCGGATGTACCACAAGCTGGCCGGTATGACCGGTACGGCCGAAACGGAAGCCGGTGAATTCTGGACGATTTACAAACTGGACGTGGTTTCGATTCCGACCAACCGGCAGGCCGTCCGCAAAGACCAGGAAGACAAGGTTTACCGTTCGGTTCGCGAAAAATACAATGCCGTCGTTGACGAAATCGTCAGCCTCGTAGAACAGGGCCGCCCGGTGCTGGTGGGTACGACTTCGGTAGAAAACTCGGAGATTCTGAGCCGGATGCTGACGCTGCGCAAGATTCAGCACCAGGTTCTGAATGCCAAGTTCCACCAGAAAGAAGCCGAAATCGTGTCCGAAGCCGGTAAGCCGGGTACGGTGACGATTGCGACCAACATGGCCGGTCGGGGTACGGACATCAAGCTGACGCCGGAATCCAAGGCGGCGGGCGGTCTGGCCATCATCGGTACCGAACGCCACGAATCACGGCGCGTTGACCGGCAGCTGCGCGGTCGTTCGGGCCGTCAGGGTGACCCCGGTTCGTCGCAGTTCTTCGTGTCGCTGGAAGATAGCCTGATGCGCCTGTTCGGTTCCGAGCGGATTGCGAAGGTCATGGACCGGATGGGTCTGGAAGAAGGCGAAGTGATCCAGCACTCGATGATTACCCGGTCCATCGAACGCGCCCAGAAGAAGGTCGAGGAAAACAACTTCGGCATCCGGAAGCGCCTGCTCGAATACGACGACGTCATGAACTACCAGCGGGAGGCCATTTACAAACGCCGCCGCAACGCCCTCTTCGGCGAACGCCTTGCCCTCGACATTGCCAACACGATGTACGACGTCTGCGAGGAGATCGTCAACAATGCCGAAAGCTTCGACGAGGCACAGCTTCAGCTGCTGACCACGCTGGGCTTCCAGACGAGCCTGGGCCGCGACGAGTTCGGCCGGATGAAAAAGCCGGACGCCATCAACCGCCTGTATCAGGAAGCCGAAACGCACTACCGCGATAAAAACGACGCTATCCGCCAGAAAGCCATGCCGGTCCTGACCGCGGTGCTGGAAGAACGCGGCGAAATGGTGAAAGACATCGTTGTGCCGTTTACGGACGGGCTGCGCGAACTGATGGTCGTCACCGACCTCCGCGAGGCCGTAGCGACCGAAGGCCGCACGCTGGTTACGGAGATGGAAAAGGCCGTTTCGCTGTCGATCATCGACCAGGAGTGGAAAGAACACCTGCGCGAGATGGACGACCTGAAGCAGTCGGTGCAGAACGCGGTGTTCGAGCAGAAAGACCCGCTGCTGGTGTATAAGTTCGAATCGGTCGAGCTGTTCAAGCGCTTCCTGGTGAAAGTGAACTTCGACACCATCGGATTCCTGGCGAAAGCCGACATTCCGGGTCAGGAAGCGGAAGAGGTCCAGCAGGAAGTGCAGCAGGCCCCGGCCTACCGCCAGCCGGAACCGCAGCCGGAACTGCATACCAACAAGGAGGAACACGATGAACCGGTAGCTGGTGGCCCGCAGGAATACGCCCGCAAAATGGCTTCCGCCGAAAAGCAGGCACCGGTCCGCTCGATCAAAGTGGCCAACCGCAACGAGAAAGTCAGCGTGCAGTACGCTGACGGCACCGTGAAACGCGACGTGAAATACAAAACGGTAGAAAACGACGTGCTCAGCGGCAAGGCGATTCTGATTGAATAA